The following proteins are encoded in a genomic region of Pangasianodon hypophthalmus isolate fPanHyp1 chromosome 26, fPanHyp1.pri, whole genome shotgun sequence:
- the LOC113525651 gene encoding CMRF35-like molecule 5 isoform X4 → MTILLIFTFCLIIADTDAVTTVTGYRGRSVQIKCPYESGYEEYIKYLCRGECSIWYGTTDIPVESGSAAKDTRFSLYDDTTAKVFTVNITDLRPEDTGTYWCAIERTGLDIYTQILLLVKTEPSISTVSQSTHTTHSASTHIVSPSVHAETTHSTTNPLNSDLQTIAPSPHVIPGIAIYIMISTGAVLLTVGVFIAIYCNINRQGSETVTQSSREPNGDYENDQNLLPLQAKEKATLPESVYQSLTFTNNQSDSVYQSLTFTNNQSDSVYQSLTCTNNQSDSVYQSLTCTNNQ, encoded by the exons ATGACGATCCTCCTCATCTTCACCTTCTGCCTGATAATAG CTGATACTGATGCTGTAACTACAGTAACTGGATACAGAGGAAGATCAGTTCAGATTAAATGCCCCTACGAATCTGGATATGAAGAATACATAAAGTACCTCTGCAGAGGTGAATGTTCCATTTGGTATGGAACCACAGACATTCCTGTTGAATctggatctgctgctaaagacACCAGATTCTCTCTGTATGACGACACAACAGCCAAAGTCTTCACCGTCAACATCACTGATCTGAGACCAGAGGATACAGGCACTTACTGGTGTGCGATAGAGCGGACAGGGCtggatatttacacacagattcTACTGCTGGTGAAAACGG AGCCTTCCATCAGTACTGTCTCAcagtccacacacaccacacactccgCTTCAACACATATCGTGAGTCCATCAGTGCATGCTGAGACCACACATTCAACAA CTAATCCATTAAATAGTGACCTCCAAACCATCGCTCCCTCACCCCATG TTATTCCAGGAATAGCTATCTACATCATGATCAGTACAGGTGCAGTGTTGTTAACTGTTGGTGTGTTTATAGCAATCTACTGCAACATAAATCGTCAAG GCTCTGAAACAGTGACACAATCTTCCAGAGAG CCAAATGGAGATtatgaaaatgaccaaaatttACTTCCTCTtcaagcaaaagaaaaagccaCTTTACCTGAATCTGTCTATCAGAGTCTGACCTTTACTaataaccaatcagactcaGTCTACCAGAGTCTGACCTTTACTaataaccaatcagactcaGTCTATCAGAGTCTGACCTGCACTaataaccaatcagactcaGTCTATCAGAGTCTGACCTGCACTAATAACCAGTAA
- the LOC113525651 gene encoding CMRF35-like molecule 5 isoform X2 — translation MTILLIFTFCLIIADTDAVTTVTGYRGRSVQIKCPYESGYEEYIKYLCRGECSIWYGTTDIPVESGSAAKDTRFSLYDDTTAKVFTVNITDLRPEDTGTYWCAIERTGLDIYTQILLLVKTEEPSISTVSQSTHTTHSASTHIVSPSVHAETTHSTTNPLNSDLQTIAPSPHVIPGIAIYIMISTGAVLLTVGVFIAIYCNINRQGSETVTQSSREPNGDYENDQNLLPLQAKEKATLPESVYQSLTFTNNQSDSVYQSLTFTNNQSDSVYQSLTCTNNQSDSVYQSLTCTNNQ, via the exons ATGACGATCCTCCTCATCTTCACCTTCTGCCTGATAATAG CTGATACTGATGCTGTAACTACAGTAACTGGATACAGAGGAAGATCAGTTCAGATTAAATGCCCCTACGAATCTGGATATGAAGAATACATAAAGTACCTCTGCAGAGGTGAATGTTCCATTTGGTATGGAACCACAGACATTCCTGTTGAATctggatctgctgctaaagacACCAGATTCTCTCTGTATGACGACACAACAGCCAAAGTCTTCACCGTCAACATCACTGATCTGAGACCAGAGGATACAGGCACTTACTGGTGTGCGATAGAGCGGACAGGGCtggatatttacacacagattcTACTGCTGGTGAAAACGG AAGAGCCTTCCATCAGTACTGTCTCAcagtccacacacaccacacactccgCTTCAACACATATCGTGAGTCCATCAGTGCATGCTGAGACCACACATTCAACAA CTAATCCATTAAATAGTGACCTCCAAACCATCGCTCCCTCACCCCATG TTATTCCAGGAATAGCTATCTACATCATGATCAGTACAGGTGCAGTGTTGTTAACTGTTGGTGTGTTTATAGCAATCTACTGCAACATAAATCGTCAAG GCTCTGAAACAGTGACACAATCTTCCAGAGAG CCAAATGGAGATtatgaaaatgaccaaaatttACTTCCTCTtcaagcaaaagaaaaagccaCTTTACCTGAATCTGTCTATCAGAGTCTGACCTTTACTaataaccaatcagactcaGTCTACCAGAGTCTGACCTTTACTaataaccaatcagactcaGTCTATCAGAGTCTGACCTGCACTaataaccaatcagactcaGTCTATCAGAGTCTGACCTGCACTAATAACCAGTAA
- the LOC113525651 gene encoding CMRF35-like molecule 8 isoform X7, whose protein sequence is MTILLIFTFCLIIADTDAVTTVTGYRGRSVQIKCPYESGYEEYIKYLCRGECSIWYGTTDIPVESGSAAKDTRFSLYDDTTAKVFTVNITDLRPEDTGTYWCAIERTGLDIYTQILLLVKTANPLNSDLQTIAPSPHVIPGIAIYIMISTGAVLLTVGVFIAIYCNINRQGSETVTQSSREPNGDYENDQNLLPLQAKEKATLPESVYQSLTFTNNQSDSVYQSLTFTNNQSDSVYQSLTCTNNQSDSVYQSLTCTNNQ, encoded by the exons ATGACGATCCTCCTCATCTTCACCTTCTGCCTGATAATAG CTGATACTGATGCTGTAACTACAGTAACTGGATACAGAGGAAGATCAGTTCAGATTAAATGCCCCTACGAATCTGGATATGAAGAATACATAAAGTACCTCTGCAGAGGTGAATGTTCCATTTGGTATGGAACCACAGACATTCCTGTTGAATctggatctgctgctaaagacACCAGATTCTCTCTGTATGACGACACAACAGCCAAAGTCTTCACCGTCAACATCACTGATCTGAGACCAGAGGATACAGGCACTTACTGGTGTGCGATAGAGCGGACAGGGCtggatatttacacacagattcTACTGCTGGTGAAAACGG CTAATCCATTAAATAGTGACCTCCAAACCATCGCTCCCTCACCCCATG TTATTCCAGGAATAGCTATCTACATCATGATCAGTACAGGTGCAGTGTTGTTAACTGTTGGTGTGTTTATAGCAATCTACTGCAACATAAATCGTCAAG GCTCTGAAACAGTGACACAATCTTCCAGAGAG CCAAATGGAGATtatgaaaatgaccaaaatttACTTCCTCTtcaagcaaaagaaaaagccaCTTTACCTGAATCTGTCTATCAGAGTCTGACCTTTACTaataaccaatcagactcaGTCTACCAGAGTCTGACCTTTACTaataaccaatcagactcaGTCTATCAGAGTCTGACCTGCACTaataaccaatcagactcaGTCTATCAGAGTCTGACCTGCACTAATAACCAGTAA